The genomic window CGTAGTGGGGCTTCACGACGACTGGGAAACCGAGTTCGTCCCCGACCGCGTCGAGATCCACCTCTGTGGCGGTCATGGTTCGGGGATGCGCGACGTCGAGTGCCCGGGCCGCCTCGATCGTCTGGCCCTTGTCCAGACCCACCTCGAGCGTCTCGTACGGCGGAAACGGCAACGCGGCGTGTGGCTCGACGCGATCACGGTTCCGGACGACCAGGTCGACAGTCGACTCCGTGACGGGTACGACGACGTCGTACGTGCGGGCCTGGAGTTCGGCTTCGACGGCGTCGAGGTACGCCGCCTGAGCCACCGCCGGATCGGGGAGCCGGAGGAAGGTCCCGGCGTGCCGCGATAGTCTCCCCGGATTCCACGCACGGTGGCTCGCGACGGTAGTCGTCAGGCCGCGTCGCCCGAGGGCCCGGATCGCCGCGAGGCTGTGCGTGGTGTGGCAATCGAGCACAAGAACGTCGGGCATGAGGCTGTGCCCTTGCTCGTAGGCGATCGGTCCGGTTTGGTAGGAGCAACTTATCCGTGAGACACGACGGACCCGCCGGGCAGCGGACGGTCGCGGGATCATCGCAGGGCGTCCCTGATGTACAGCCTGGAGCCCACCACGACGCCCGATACAGCGCCATCCCAGTCGTGGCGGTCGGCGATCGGTCTGCACAGCTACTGGCCGCGTCCCGTTCCTGTCTCGGCGTCCAGCAGGTACGTCCCGGTATACGTCGCGTCCTCCGTCAGCGTGCGGAGATCCACCGCGATTGCCAACACCTGGGTGTCGCCGCCGCGCTCCTGCAGCACGATTCCCTCCCGAGCCTCGCAGGGGCCGAACTGCCGACTCGATCCCCCGGGACAGTTCGCACTCGCCCACGCAGACGCCGCGGAGGTGTTGCGCTCGATCGCGTGGTGGATCCCACGCTCGATTCGGCCGGTCTCGATCGACGCCACTCGATCGTCGAACCGGCTAGCGACCTCGTCCGCGACCCCACTCCGCGCCGCCCACGGTCGTACGCCCTGCGACGGTTCGCTCGCGTCGAAGGCCGCTCGCTCGATCGCACGGTGAGCGTCCGCAGTCGCGGTCGTGGCGCTGGGCTCCGTCGCCGCCATCCCCGCGTAGCCCAACTGCGTGTAGGCGAGCACGATCGGGAGGAGGCCCATCGCGATGACGCCCGCGGCGACGAGGACGAGTTGACTTCGCCGGGATACCAGCCGCCGTCGCTCGTCACCCTCGCTCCCGCCGGACGCGCCGCTGGTCACGGGTGCCACACCTCCACCCGCACCACGCCGTGCTGGGTCGTCACCGTCGCCGCCCCCGTCACCGCGCCGCCGGGGCGCTCAAAGCCGACCGCACCGTGTGGCGTCTCGATACGATAGAGCAGGTTCTCCGGCAGCAGGGCTTCGACGCGCCGTTCGAGGGCGGGGGCCTCGCGTTCGAAGCTGTCCCGCGAGCGGGTCAGTTCGTCGAGTCGCGTCGTCCCGCCGTGGCGCGGTGGCTCCTCGGCGAGCACCACTGCAACGTCCTCCGCGTAGACCTCGAGCTGAGGATCGTCGGCCTGCGGCGCCGGCGTCCCGAGCGCCAGCAGCCCCGCCAGCGAGAGGATCAGGACGACGCCGATCCCGGCCTCGACGATCGGCATCGAGAGCTGGCCGCGATCGGCAGCGATCGACGATCCCTCTGGTCGTTCACGGCGCCGACTCACACGGACTCACCTCCACCGCCCGCGGTGTCGCGGTCGTCGACCGTCACTGCCAGGATCGCCCGGTCGCGGTCGGTGGACCGGTAGGCGATCTCCACGTCGCCGGTCGCGAGTGGTCCCGTCGTGTCGAAGGCGAACGCGAGGGTGCGGTACGGCGACGTCTCGACGTCGAACGTGCCCGAGAGACCGCCGGGGTCGGCCAGCACGACGCGACCGCCAGAGCGGACCTCCGTGACCGTGGTGCCTGGCGGCGGCGAGATCGTCACCTCGACGGCGTCGGTCCGCACCGGCACCGTCAGTTCCGGGTCCTCGCCGCCGACGATCGTCGGCGTCCGGACGGCACGCTCACTCGACTGGACGAGGACGATCCGCCGGACGACGTGGCCGCCGTCGGGATCGCCGAGCGCCGCAATCCGTTCGCCGTCGAGGGCGACCGCCATCGCGAACCGATTCGTGGCACCGACGCGACGGAGATCGGCCGTGGAGAGGTTCGCGAGCTCGCTCTCGTTCACGACGTTCGGGGCGTCGGCGATCGGCCCGTCAGCCGCGACCAGCCGGTCGCTCGCCTGGATCGCGACCGCACGCTCGGCGTCGCCGCGCTGAGTCTCCCGGAACGCGTCCTCGACGATGACCATGGTCCCGCCGAGCGTGATCGTGACGACGGTGATCGCCGCGACGAGCGCGATGAGCGTCGACATCCCGCGGTCGTCACGGGTCGATCCGACAGAGGTGCTGGGCGGTCGAGCACTCATGCCGATCCCGCCTCCAGCCGGACGACCCGGCCCGCTGGCGTCGTCTCGACCCGGACGACCGCCGACGCGGTGCTCTCCCACTCGCCTTCGACGCGGATCACGTCCGAGGGCATTGCGAGTGGCACCTCGCCGCCGATCGCCGGATCCTCGTGGACGAGTTCGATCGAGGCGTTGCTGGCGACGATTCGGTAGGGATCGTTGTCGATCGACCGCGGGAGGTCGCCGCGAACGGTCGCCGTGGCGTCGGGATCGGCCGGGACCGCGGACTGCACTTCGAGCACGCTCTCGGCGAGGACGCGTTCGCCGAGTTCTGCGCCCGTCGTCTGCTGGTACTCCGGCACGACGCCGCCGTAGAGCACGCCGATCAGCATCGAGATGTAGAGCACCACGATGCCGGCCTCGAGCGTCTTCCCGACGACGGCCGAGAGCGCGCGGTCGGTTCCGCCTCGTCGGAGGTGGGTGCCGTCGCCGCGCGATCGAGCGGACCCCCTCACGACACCACCTCGAGGTCGGTCCGGTGCAGCACGAGGTACGTCTGGCGCGGCCCGGCGTACTCCGCGACGATGCTCGTCTCGGCGTCCGCGCCGTCGCTCGGGAACGACCTGGATCGGTCGATCACGGTCGCGCCGTTTCGCTCGAAGTACCGCTGCCATGCATCGGGGTAAGCGGTCTCGACGACCACCCGAATCCGACGACTGCCGAGGTCCCGGCGGTCGTGGGTCACGCTCGCCCGGAACGTCACCCGGGCCGCCGCGTCGGTGTCGATCGAGAGGGCCTCGGCGTCGATCGCGGGCACGCCGAGCAGGAGCGGGCCGTTCGGATCCGGATCGGCGACGATCGAGGGCGACTCGACCATCGACGCACCGCCGCTCCCGGCCCGGAGCACGGCCCCGTTCCCGCCGATCACGGTCCAGTCGCCGACGGTGTAGACCAGCACTGCCGAATCGACGCGCTCGATCACCGTGCCGTTCGCAGCGTCGAGGATCCGGATCGTACGGTTCTCGGTCCGCAGGCTGCCGTCGCCGAAGCGCAGTTCCGCCTCTGCGGTGCCGACGACGTCGCCCGGTTCCGCGACGACCGTCATCGCATCGGCGACGCGGTTCGCTTCGGCGTTCGATGCGCTAGAGTCGACGACGGTGCCGATCGCGACAGTCAGTCCGCCCAGCGCGAGCACCGTCAGGCCGACCATCAGGCTGACGCCGACGACGTGGGACTGGGCGCGGTTCCAGCGCCGTGATCCGGCGTCCTGGCGACGGCGCTGCCGGCGCTGCGAGCCCGCAGTCGGTCCCGTGCCCCGCCGGCGTCGCCGATCGCTGCGACGACGGCTCACGCCATCCCCACCCCGCGGAAGATCAGGTACCCCAGCAGCACGAGCAGCCCGGAGTGGAGCATCCCCTCGTAGCGCCCGCGATTCGCGACGCCGGCGAACCAGCCACAGGAGACGAGCGTGCACTGGGTGACGACGTAGAACCGAAACCGCATCGCGTCGAGGTCGACAGCGTTCGCGGAGAACCCGATCGAGCCGTCGGCCGCAGAGACCGCCGAGAGCTGCGTGAAGCCGTCGATCACGTACGCGTTGACGGCGATGGTGATGCCGACGATGAGCAGCGCCGTCGTCCACCCCACCGCGACGTAGACCTGCATCGAGGATCGGAGTGCCTGCTTCTCGTGGTGCAGTCGGCCGATCTCCGTCTGGAGGGCGTCGAACACGTCCTCGACGTCGCCGCCGGAGTCGAGCGCGCCGGTGACCAGGCCGATGGTCTGCTCGGCGAGCGGAGTGCCGACGCGCTCGACGAACCGATCGAGGGCCTCGGTCCGGAGGTCGCCGTCGTGGGTGGTGAGCCGGGAGTTGAAGGCGAGGTCGGCGACGTCGGGGTCGAGCGGGCCGAGGTCGACCTCCTTCGCGACCACGGCGACGGCCTGTGAGAAGGGTCGACCCAATGCAACGTGACCGGAGACTGCGTGCACGAAGTCCTTGATCTCCCGGTCTTTCGCGTCGTCGATCCGCGACCGACGGACCGAGACGACGCCCACGGGGATCGTACCGGCGGCGTAGGCGAGCAAGCCCGCGTTGAGCGGACTGAGGCCGGCGAACAGGAGCAGTGCGCCGACCCAGATCGCCAGCGGGATCGCGAAGACGACCGTGCACGCGGGGTTCGTCGTCGCGGTCGCGAGCGTCTCAGCCATCGTGTCGGGCCGGCGGTATCGCCGGGTCTGGCCGGGCGGGCGGAGACTCTGGACTGCCATCGACGCGCCGAGACCGACGAGCAAAACGAGGACGGCGCTCGAGTAGATGACGAGCGCGCGGAGCGTGATCGAGCCGAGCGGGGTCGAGACGGTGCCCGACAGACCCGAGGAGAGCACGCTCAGTACGGAAACGACGATCACCAGGAGGGCCGGCAGCACGAGCATCACGATGAACAGTTCGGCGAGCAGTTCGAGGAAGTCCTGGCGGCGTTCCCGGGCCCGCGACTGGCGGTGGGAGAGCATCCTCGCCTCCATCCGGAGGTAGGAGGTCAGCTCCTCCTGCCCCTGGCTAGCGTGCTCGCGGAATTTGAGGAGGAAGGGTGCGAGCGTGTCCCGGGAGGGCGTGTCTCGCGCGACGATCCGCAGGCCCTCCCCGAGGCTTCCGGTGAGCGTCGCCTTGTTGAGTGCCGTGCGGAAGGCGACGGCGGTGTGGCCGTAGGCCTCGTCGTTCCGCGCGACCTTCCGGAGCATCCCACGGAGGTCGTCGCTTCCCGTGGAGAGCACGCGGAGGTAGCGCACTGCGCCCGGCAGCGTGCGCTCGATATTCGAGGTGCGGGCCGCGGCGCGCATCGTCAGGTACCGGCCGCCGAGCCGGAGCGAACCGCGCTTGGCGAGCGCACCGGCTGGCAGCGCGAGCACCACCGCCGCAACTCCGCGGCCACCCGTCGGCAGCGCCTGCTGGGTCGTGGTGATCTGGCCCGGCAGCAGTGCGGCCACGACGACCGTCGCGAGTCCGACCACTGCGAGGAAGGCGATCCAAGAGAGCCCATAGAGCCGTGCGACGTAGACGCCGAAGCTCGTGGTGACATCCGTGCCACGGTAAGTCGACCGGTCCGCGTCGTGGCGGCCGCTGTCTGCGTGTCGCGAGAAGAGAGCGTAGAGCGCTCGGTCGAGGACGGAGAGGCCGACGTCGTCGGTGGTGGCGTCCTCGGCTTCAGTCGCCGCGGCGGCGTGGGCGGCGTTGACCGCGTCGGAGGGCTCGCCGACGCCGCCATCCGTCAGCGCTGGGCCGGCCGTGGCATCCGCCTCGCGGGACGGGGCGGACCCCCCGTCGCGGAGCGGTGTCGCACCGTCGGCGTGCGCCGGGGCTGCGCCGCCTTCGGCGGCCGGAGCGCTCTGGCCATCGTGAGGCTGCGTCACGATACACCCCGCCGCCGGAGCCGCTCGACGGTCGCGGCCTCGTTCGTCTCGAGGTCTGCGACGAACGCGAACAGCTCCTCGAAGTCGTCCAGGCCCTCGCGCTGGAGGTAGCGCACGTAGCGGAGCTTGCGGTGGAACTCCGCTTCGACGGTCTGGACGGGGCGATCCGTCCGGTCGGCGATCCGGTGGAAGACGCGCATGTCACAGCTCGGAGCGGGATCGGTGGCGTCGGAAGCGGTGCCCGCCGCCCCAGTCGCTGCGTCCGTTTCCTCGGCGACCGCCGCCTCGTTGTCGGGAGGATCGAACGCCGAGCGTTCGAGACGTTCCCCCGGCGCCAGGTCGGCGGACGCCCGCTCGTCCGTCGGTAGCTCCGGATGATCGTAGTTGAGGTGGAACGTGCCCGTCGGATCGCGTTCGGCGACCCTGTTCCAGTAGATCGTCGAGCCGCCCTTCTCGATGGCGCCGCAGACGCCACCGACCTGCACGTACTCCGACGGCCCCAGGAACTCGATCACCTCGCCGACGTAGCGCTCGCCGTCGACGTGTTTCGGGAAGGCGACGAGGTCGATCTCCCGGAGGAGATAGGGCGGAAGCCCCTGTTCGACGACGCGGTTGACGAGCTTCTCGACGTCCTCGGCGTGGGTGGTCCCGACGAGGCCGTGCCCGGTGTTGAGCGTCTCGCCGAAGGTCTCGAAGGAGGCGGGCGTGTTGATCTCGGCGATGACCTCGATGTCCGGATTGAGGTAGTTGCATTCGGTCATGAGGTCCGCCATCGTGACGCGCTTGTAGTCGTCCTCGTGGTCGCGCGTGGTGAGCGAGACGCCGGTCTCGTGAGGGAGGCGGACCTCGCGGGATCCCTCGTCGATCGAGATCGGGCGGTCCTCGAAGCGGACGAACGGCATGTGCGCGTTCATCAGCGTCGTCTTCCCGGCGCCGGTCGGCCCGGAAAACAGCACGACGCAGCGGTGCTCGTAGAGCTGCCAGAGCAGGGCGACGAGTTCGGGCGAGATCGAATCGGCGGCCATGAGGTCGACCGGGGTCAGGGCTTCGGGTGCCTGCTTCCGGATCGAGACGTGCGGCCCGTCCTCGCTGATGACCGGCAGGGCCACGGCACACCGGATCGTCACGTCGTCGTCCACGCCCTCCGGCGCGAGGTTGACCTTCGCGCTCGGGTTCGCGGCGTTGAGTTCGACGCCGTCGGCGGCGGCGAGCTGGCGAACGACGTTGACGAACGCCGTCTCGTCCTCGAACACGAGGTTCGTCGGCATCCGGCGGTCGTGCGAGACGGTCGAACGTGGGACCACCTTCACGCGCTCGCCGACGCGATTGGCCTCGATGTCCTCCAAATGCACGTCCCGGATCGGGATCGTCAGTTTCCCCTCGCCGACGTAGTCCCGGAGGACGTAGTAGACGAGGTCCTCGAGGCGGTCCTCGGCGAAGCGATCGTCGATCGGCGGGATCGCGAGGTCGTAGGTCGCGAGCGCCGAGCGGACCCGATAGCGGGTGGCGTCGAACCAGGCTCGCGTGTTTCTGGCGGTGAGCAGGCGGGAGAGGACGAGCCGGGCGCGCTCCCGGACGAAGGCGCCACGGTCCTCGACGACGCCGTCGACGTTCGTCTCCCAGACCTTCGTCTTGCACTCCTCGACGAGCGCCTCGTCGCCGGGCAAGAGGTCCGGCTCCCGGACGGCGTACTTCGTCGTGAACGCGTCCGAACCGATGAGGTGCTCCTGGTAGACGACGACCGGGATCTCGAACTCGCGGAAGGCGACGGTGTACGTGTCCAGCCGCTCGGAGACGAACCGGTCGAGGAAGTCGGGATCGCCGGGCAGGTCCGTGACCGCAGGGGCGTAGTGTTCGGTGTGGACGATCAGTGCGTCCTCCGCGGCGTCGGCGACCTCGATGGACTGGTCGAGCGCGAGCGGCGTGAGTTCGCCGAGACAACGCAGATCCCGGAGAGCGTAGTAGCCGACGCGTCGCAGCCCCTCGTTCGTCGCGTCCACGAGGCGCTCGATCGCGCGCCGGTACTTCTCGTCGAACCCAGCGGCGATCTGCTCGCGGGTGCCCTCCCGCGTGAGCGGCCGGGAGAGCGTCGCGTCGCCGAAGTGGTCGAGGATCGTCGCGAGGCGCTCCTCGTCGCCCGGCGAGAGCGCAGGCTCGCGAATCCGGTAGGCGAAGCTCTCGTCGACCGCCTCGATCGTGGCGACGACGCCGGGGCACAGTTCGGTCTGCTCGCGCACGTCCGGCGCGTACCACGCGTCGGGATCGTCCGGCGGGACGGGTGCCGGGACGGGTGGCGCTGGATTCGCTGTGGCGGTCGTCGCCGATCCCGTGGTTGCCATGCTAATGGCCGATGGTATCCCTATTTAATTTAAACCTTCGGAACGTACATCGAACAGTTCCCGAGGTCGGCAGTCGTCGGCCGAACTATCGTCGGCCGACACCAGCGCAAAGTACCCTTGGAATCGCAGGGAAGAGTTCGTCTAACGCTGCGTTTATTCGATCAGCAGCGGGATCGACGGTATGGACGCAGACTGGGAGGGCGTTTCACGAACCGGGAAGGCGACAGTGACCGGTGGCGCACTGGTCGCTCTCGGCACCGTGTTGCCCTACATGTCGTACTCGGGCGGGTCTGCCTCGTTGCTCCAGGACGGGAAGATGGAGGTCGTCCTCTCGAACGGGATGTCCGCCGGCACCGCGACGGTCGCCTCCTCCGAGACGTTCCTGTTCGCGCTCGTCCTCGCCGCGATCGCGATCGGGCTCCCGCTCCTGCGGGGCTGGGACTGGAAGTCCTCGCTCCCAGTATTCCTCGTCGGGGCCTTCGACGCGCTGCTGTTCGGGTACAGTGCGCTCATGCTCCACGGTGGCGATCAGGACGCCGCCCTGGTCGGCGGCGAACCGGTCGCGGCGTCGGCGACGCCCGGGATCGGCCTGTACGCAGCGATCGCCGGAACCCTCGTCGTGACGGTCCTGAGTCTCGGGAACCTCCTCTCGACGGTCCTCGGACGGCTTCGTGGCTGATCCGGGACTGGCTCGCCGGTAGGATTTTCAACTCGCGACGCCCGGATAGTTTATGGAGAAAGTCACGATCGACGAGGTAGAAATCGAGGTCAATCCGCTGCAGGTCCACGACGTTCGCCGACCCGTCACGAAAGCACTGGACGCCGACCACGTCGCGATGAACTACTTCGAACTCGCCCCGGGCGACTCCTTCTCGGGCGGCCTCCACACCCACCACGATCAGGAGGAGCTATTCTACGTCGAGTCGGGGACCGCCGAGTTCGAGGTCGGGCGCGATCGCGAGATCGAGACGGTCGAGGCTGGCGAGGTCATCCGCTTCCCGCCCGGCGAGTTCCAGAAAGGGTACAACCCCGAGGACGCCGAGGAGGACGTCGTCGGCTGGGCGATCGGCGCACCGGGCGCTCGCCACGACTGGGACGAGATCGAATCGGTGGTCTACTGCCGTGTGT from Salinarchaeum sp. Harcht-Bsk1 includes these protein-coding regions:
- a CDS encoding cupin domain-containing protein; amino-acid sequence: MEKVTIDEVEIEVNPLQVHDVRRPVTKALDADHVAMNYFELAPGDSFSGGLHTHHDQEELFYVESGTAEFEVGRDREIETVEAGEVIRFPPGEFQKGYNPEDAEEDVVGWAIGAPGARHDWDEIESVVYCRVCEEERAHGTRINEEGRFEFTCTECGTTFQM
- a CDS encoding type II secretion system F family protein, which gives rise to MTDGGVGEPSDAVNAAHAAAATEAEDATTDDVGLSVLDRALYALFSRHADSGRHDADRSTYRGTDVTTSFGVYVARLYGLSWIAFLAVVGLATVVVAALLPGQITTTQQALPTGGRGVAAVVLALPAGALAKRGSLRLGGRYLTMRAAARTSNIERTLPGAVRYLRVLSTGSDDLRGMLRKVARNDEAYGHTAVAFRTALNKATLTGSLGEGLRIVARDTPSRDTLAPFLLKFREHASQGQEELTSYLRMEARMLSHRQSRARERRQDFLELLAELFIVMLVLPALLVIVVSVLSVLSSGLSGTVSTPLGSITLRALVIYSSAVLVLLVGLGASMAVQSLRPPGQTRRYRRPDTMAETLATATTNPACTVVFAIPLAIWVGALLLFAGLSPLNAGLLAYAAGTIPVGVVSVRRSRIDDAKDREIKDFVHAVSGHVALGRPFSQAVAVVAKEVDLGPLDPDVADLAFNSRLTTHDGDLRTEALDRFVERVGTPLAEQTIGLVTGALDSGGDVEDVFDALQTEIGRLHHEKQALRSSMQVYVAVGWTTALLIVGITIAVNAYVIDGFTQLSAVSAADGSIGFSANAVDLDAMRFRFYVVTQCTLVSCGWFAGVANRGRYEGMLHSGLLVLLGYLIFRGVGMA
- a CDS encoding type II/IV secretion system ATPase subunit; its protein translation is MATTGSATTATANPAPPVPAPVPPDDPDAWYAPDVREQTELCPGVVATIEAVDESFAYRIREPALSPGDEERLATILDHFGDATLSRPLTREGTREQIAAGFDEKYRRAIERLVDATNEGLRRVGYYALRDLRCLGELTPLALDQSIEVADAAEDALIVHTEHYAPAVTDLPGDPDFLDRFVSERLDTYTVAFREFEIPVVVYQEHLIGSDAFTTKYAVREPDLLPGDEALVEECKTKVWETNVDGVVEDRGAFVRERARLVLSRLLTARNTRAWFDATRYRVRSALATYDLAIPPIDDRFAEDRLEDLVYYVLRDYVGEGKLTIPIRDVHLEDIEANRVGERVKVVPRSTVSHDRRMPTNLVFEDETAFVNVVRQLAAADGVELNAANPSAKVNLAPEGVDDDVTIRCAVALPVISEDGPHVSIRKQAPEALTPVDLMAADSISPELVALLWQLYEHRCVVLFSGPTGAGKTTLMNAHMPFVRFEDRPISIDEGSREVRLPHETGVSLTTRDHEDDYKRVTMADLMTECNYLNPDIEVIAEINTPASFETFGETLNTGHGLVGTTHAEDVEKLVNRVVEQGLPPYLLREIDLVAFPKHVDGERYVGEVIEFLGPSEYVQVGGVCGAIEKGGSTIYWNRVAERDPTGTFHLNYDHPELPTDERASADLAPGERLERSAFDPPDNEAAVAEETDAATGAAGTASDATDPAPSCDMRVFHRIADRTDRPVQTVEAEFHRKLRYVRYLQREGLDDFEELFAFVADLETNEAATVERLRRRGVS